The Tautonia marina DNA window CATGCTTTCCGCATGCACTTCCCCAAAGACGCGGTCTTGATGCGCACACTCTCGCTGGCCGAGAGGCGCCTGGAAACCCAGCTCCTGCATTACGATGGCCTGGAATGGCGGGCCTACACCTTCGCCTGGCGAGAGGACCAGCTCGACGCCGACCTGGTCCCTACCGAGGGGGCCGAGATCGCATTGCCCGACCTCGGCCCCGATCGCGTCTGGCAGTTCCAGAGCCGCGGTCAGTGCATGTCCTGCCACAGCAATCAATCGGAATACGCGTTGGCCTTCCTCCCCGAGCAGTTGAACCGGCCTGGGCCCGACGGGAAGAACCAGCTCGTCTCCCTGACCGAGGCGGGATTCCTCCACCGGGCCGACGACGAAGGTGATCCGCTCCCTCCCTTCGACGACGCATCGGCCGCACTCGAACGAAGGTTAGCCGACCCGGTCGACGACAGGCAGCCGATCGAAGCGAGGGCCCGCTCCTACCTGCACACCAATTGCGGCCACTGCCATTCCGATCACGGAGGGGGGTCGGTCCCCCTCCGCCTCCAGTTCAATCTCCCTCTCAACGCCCTGAACGCCGTCGATGTCCCCCCCACCCGTGGCGATCTGACGTTGCCGGATGCTCGCATCATCACACCAGGCGATCCGTACTCCAGCACCCTTTACTTCCGCATGGCCAAGTTCGGCCGCGACCGCATGCCGCACATCGGCTCCGAACAGCCGGACGAGGAGGGACTGGAACTCGTCGCACGATGGATCACCTCAATGCGCGCCGACGCCGATCCAACGGACCGGAGCGCCGTGGTCGAGCCGTCAGCCCCGTGGATTTCCTCCCCCCAATCTGCGATGCGTCTGGCGCGGAAGCTCGGCCAGGGAGCGCTCCCCCCCTCCGATCGTGACGCCTTGCTGGCCGAGGCCGCGACGATCCCCAGCGGGCCGATCCGCGAACTGTTCGAGGGCTATCTCCCGTCCCATGTCCGGGGTGCTCGGACTCTCGGCTCCAATCCCCGGCCCCGATCCATCCTGGCGATGGAGGGGGATCCCGGTCGTGGAGCGGGGCTCTTCTGGTCGGAATCGGTCCAGTGCGGGACCTGTCACCGCGTCGGTCAGCGCGGCACGGCAGTCGGCCCGGATCTGTCCGGCATCGGGGGGCTTCGATCACGCGAAGACCTGCTTGAGAGCTTGCTGGAACCCTCGCGCCGGATCGAGCCGAAGTACGCCACCTATGCCGTCGCCACGGCCGACGGCCGATTGCTGAGCGGGCTCCTGGTCAGGCGCGACGAGGAGTCTGTCGTCCTCCGCGATGTCCAGGGCACCGAGATCGTCCTCGCGGCCGACAACGTGGACGAACTCCGGCCGTCTCGAACGTCGTTGATGCCCGAGGGCCAGATCGCCGACCTGACCGCCCAGCAGGCCGCCGACCTGCTCTCGTATCTCGAATCGCTCAAATCCGCAAACCCTTGATTCAAGCGGTCGCCACCCCAGAGCCGCGAGCCGGTCATCTCGAACCTTGCGTCGTCCAATCTCCGAGGCACGAGCCCCATGTCCCGATGTCCTGAGATTTTCTTGCCTGGACGATCCCGAGGCGCTACGATGCGAGACGACCCGGACGAATTGGCACCCTCGCCCTGGATCAGCCCCCCCGCCAGTCGTCCATATTCCTCCGCCCCCCATCGACCGGGGGTGTAGGCGGCCGGCAAACTCATCGAAATCTTATTTACTCATATCCATACTGCGATCATACTATGAAGAGGCGAGATGCAAGCGATCGTCTTCGCAATTCCTTGATCCGACGCGCGATCCTGGGAATCCTCGTATGGTCCTTCCCGTCCGCCGCCGTCGTGGCCTCTCCAGCACAGGATGAATCCCCGGACCGGCAGGTCGCCGAATGGGTGATCCTGCTGGGCGGCTCGGTGGAACTGGAGGGCAGGCCCGGCCGCATCAGGGAGGTGATCCAACTCCCGGCGGACACGTTCCACCTGGAGCGGGTGGACCTCGTGGGGACAAATATCGACCCGCCCGACTTGCAGCGGCTGTCCGGCCTGACCCGCCTCAAAGCGCTGCACCTACCCGGGCCGATGTGGAACCCCAGCGCGGGGGCTCGCATGGATTACAGCCGAGAAACGCGCCACATCGCGGCTCTTTCAAGCCTTGAAGAACTCACCTTCAGCTATACCTATCTCGAATCGATCAAGTTCAACGATGACGGAATCGAAGAGATCGCCCCCCTCGGCCCCAGCCTCCGGCGCCTGAGCATCGAAGACACCCAGGTCCGAGGCCGCCACCTGGCGCCGTTCACGAACCTTGAGGCGCTCGATCTGGTCTACTGTCCCGTGGATGATGAGGGCCTGGAGCAAATGCGCGGCATGACCAGGCTGCGGACGCTCCTGTTGCGAGACGCCCTCATCAGCGACGAGGGCCTTCAGAATCTCGCGGGCCTGGTCAACCTCGAGCAGCTCGACCTGGGCGGGACGAAGATCACCGACGCCGGAATCGCCCACCTCAGTGGATTGACCCGACTGAAGACGTTGAACCTTCAGGGGAGCGACCTCACCGACGAAGGCATCGGCCACCTGGCAGGGATGATCGGCCTGGAGGAACTGAACCTGTACGGCACCCGCGTGAGCAACGCGGCGGTTGACGTGCTCAAGGATCTGGAGAACCTCCGAACGGTCGACCTGCGGTACACCCGGATGTCTCGCACCGGCGTCGAACGGCTCCGCGATGCGATTCCGGGCTGCACCCCGATGTTCTTCGACTCCACGATTCGCCCCGAGCTGCCCGAAGGTGCCGATCGCCTCGTGGCCGGCGCGGGAGACGCGGCGGTGGCCGACTGGGTCCGCTCGATCGGCGGCCGGGCGGTCGTCGAGGATGACAGGCTCGTCGAGGTCTCGCTTGAAGGAACGAGCGTGACCGACGAGCTGCTCGAAAACCTGAACGGTCTGGATCACCTGCGGACCCTGCGGCTCCGGTCGACCGAGATCGGCGACCTGGGCATGCGTCACCTGGCGGGATTGGTCGGCCTGGCGGAGCTGGACCTGAACGGCACGATGGTCTCCGACTCGGGCCTCGTCCACCTCGCCGGGCTCAAGCGCTTGCGGACGCTCGACCTGTCCCACACGCAGCTTTCCGGCCGTGGGTTTGCCGACCTGACGGACCTCGCCCTGGTACAGGTGCGCCTCTCCGACGCCCCCATCGATGATCAAGGAATTGCCAATCTCTCGGAGATTGGTACCCTCCGGGAACTCGTCCTGGCCTTCACCGATGTGACCGACGACGGCCTGGCCCTCCTGGAGACGCTTCAGGAACTTCGGCGGCTCGACCTGGCCGGGACCGACATCGGCAACCGGGGCCTTCGTCACCTGGCAAACCTGGAGGAACTCACCGCCCTGGGACTCGGCTACACGAGGATCACCGACGCCGGCATGACTCACCTGAAACCTCTCCTGAAGCTCCGAGAGCTGGGCCTGATCCGGACCCGGATCGGCGACGCCAGCATGCCCGTCGTCGGCGGCCTCTCCCAGCTCGAAGACCTGAACCTCGACTACACCGACGTCGGCGACGAAGGCCTGCAATCCCTCGGCAGCCTGGCGAATCTTCGACGACTGAGCCTCGACAGCACCCACGTCACCGACGCCAGCGTCCCGCTCCTGACCCGGTTCCTCGACCTCATCACGTTAAATCTCTATCACACCTTTATCACCGAGGACGGGCACCGGCAGATCCGCGAGGCGGTGCCGCAGTGCGAGATCATCTTCGACCCCCGATCAAGCGACCCCAAACGTCGCCGGAGCTGACCGCCTCAGGAATCCCCTCGGCTCCCTCAACGTTCGGTGATGCTCACAACGCTTGCGCCTCGGGAACGGACCAAGAGCACACAACGATGACGATTCTCCTGAATTCCCTTTGCCTCATCGCCCCCTTGTTCTGGGCATCGACCTCCCCGGCCGACGACGATCTCGCCGTCCAGCTTGCTGACCTCGGGGCCCGCTGTTCCCGCAATGCCGATGGCGCGATCATCAGCGTCGATCTGAGCCACGCCTGGCTCACCGACTCCGACCTAAAGGCGCTCGCCCTCCTGCCGGAACTCGAGCGCATCGACCTGTCCTACACGAAGGTCACCGACCTTGGCCTCGAACTCCTGGCTCCGCTGGAGCATGTCAAACACCTCAATCTGTACTATGCCGAGTACGTCACCGACGTCGGCATCGCGCATCTGAAGCACTGGACGAACCTTCGATCGCTGAACGTCCGCGGGACGAAGGTGACCAGCGAGGTCTTCGAGCACATTTCCGGCATGACGGAGCTCCGATGGCTCGACATCGGCCAGAGTCGCGTCAACGACGACCTGTTCGACGTCCTGGTGAGCCTCGATCAGCTCGAACACCTCGCCTTTGGTGGCAACAAGATGAGTGGCGCCTCTCTCCCTCTCCTCAAAACCCTTCCCAGGCTCCGTGAGCTGAGCGTTTCAGGCCGGCAGCGGACCGACTCGGGCCTCTGGAGCGTCGCGGTGACGGACTTCAACATCGTCCACATCGCCGAGCTCGGTTCGCTCGAAGTGCTCGACCTCGGGCAGACGAGCCTCTCGGATCGCGGCGTCGCGGAGCTGGCTCGCCTGCGCGACCTGCGCACGCTTGACCTGAGCGGCACACGCGTCACCGCCCGGGGAATCGAGGCGCTGGCCGAACTGCCGAATCTGCGGCACCTGAAGCTCTGGAACGCCCCGGGCATCGACGACGACGCCGTGCCGGCCCTCCTCCAGTTGAAGGGCCTGGAGATCCTCGAATTGCAGGAGACACGCCTCTCGGCCCGGGCCGTGTCGCAACTGGCCGAGATGACGAGCCTCAAGCAGCTCTTCCTCGGCGGCCTCGACCTCGCCCCGGAGCAGGTCGAGGCCCTGCGCGAGGCCATGCCCGAATGCCAGGTGAGCTGGTGGGAGACGCCGAGGATCGAGCAGCCCGAGCCAGAACGCCGCGGCGACTGAGCCCCAAAGCCCTCGATCCCCGAGCGACCGCTCAGACAATCTCGGACAGCTTCGTTTCACCCGTCGGGAAGTCGCCGATCCGAGCCCCGACGACCTCTTCGGCCAGGGTCAGGTACAGGTCGCCGACCGTACCCGTCACCCGGGTATGCCTCCCGGTCTTCAGATTCCCGGCGTGGCCGGCGAGGATCATGGCCAGGCCGGCGTTCTTGTGGGAGTTGGCCTCGGCGTGCTCGTGCACGAACAGTGCGCAGGTGTGATCGAGCAAAGTGCCGTCCCCTTCCGGAATCGACTTGAGCTTGGCGAGGAAGTAGGCGAACTCCTCGACGTGCCAGCGGCAGATGTCGCGCATGATGCGCTGGCCTTCGGGAGACTCGACCCGACCGTGCGTGTACTCGTGGTGCCGCTCGTACGTGTATCCCAGCCAAGGGAACCGCGAAAGCCCCTGGCACTTGGACAGCATGTAGGAGGCCACTCGAGTCTGTCGCGACGCCAGGGCGTGGACCAGCAGATCGGTCTGCAGCTTCGCGATCCGGGGCCAGTCCTTCAGGTCTCCCCCCTCCGGCGGCTGCTCGACGACCTGTGCGTATTCCGGCGGGAGGCTCGCCACCGAGCGTTCCAGGCTACGCACCGAGGTCAGGTACTCGTCCAGCCGCTGCTGGTCGCTGTACCCGAGGCCCGCTTTCAGCGTCTTCGCCTCATCGCTCACCGCGTCCAGGATGCTCTTTTTGCGCTCGATCCAGTACGGTTCCTTGGAGCCGAACAGACGGTCGAAGAGCCGGTGCGGCAACATCTCGGGCGGCAACGGCCGATCGCGACCGGCCCAGCTCATGTTCCGCTGAATGCTCTCGCCGAACGATTCCTGACAGACTCCGATCTGCAGCGAGCGGAAGCGGCTCTGCGAGCCGATCTCCTGCGCGATGACCTGATCGATCGAGGGTCCGCCTGCCCCTCGCCCCGAGAACATCTCGCCCGAGACCAGCCCGCTCATCGAGTTGTGATGGCCATTGCCCGGCCCGGGCAGGCGGGCGGCCGGGTTGTCGACGCCGCTGATCACATGAATGTCCTGCCGGAACCGCGAGAGCGGCTGGAGGCAGGGGGTCATCGCATAGCCCGGCCCATCCTCGCGCGGAATCCAGTATTTCTCGATGATGCCGTTGCCATTGAACCAGTAGACGAACCGCGTCTCGATCGGATCGGCCGGCACGCCCGCCTCGGCGGCATACGCCGTCCCGCTGGAGTTCAGCATCGCCTCGAAGGTCGGCAACCCGATGTGGATCGCGGCGCCCGACAGGCCCACGCCCCTCAAAAACGCACGACGGGACAGGGGATCTCGCGTGGCCATGATCTATTCCGTTCCTTTCTGGAGGAAAAGTTCTGAGGTGATCAAGGCAACGATCAACTCTCGGAAACGGAACCCGGAGTCACGAAACGCCTCATAGAGACCATCGAGGACCGGCTCATCGTTGACGGTCTCCTGCCGACCGAACGCGTACCGGAAAAACTGCTTGACGATGGCCCGCTGGCTCGTCTCGCTCTCGGCGAGCAGCCGCCCCAGCTCCTTCGGCGTCGAGAACTCAGAGTTCTCGATCCCCTGGATGTACCCCGAGGGATCAATCTCCAGCTCGATCGACGTCGGACCACCCTCCCGGGAGGCGTTTCCCCTCCCCCTCCCGAATTGGAGCCTCATGGTCTCCTCGTAGGCACCGATCGCGTCATAATTCTCGAAACCCAGGCCGATCGGATCGATCAGGCGATGACACGAGGCGCACGACTCGCTGTTCAGGTGAATCGCAAGCCGCTCGCGGTTCGTCATGGGAGCGGCCTCGGTGACGACCGGCAAATCCGTGCTGACGCCCGCCGGAGGCGGAGGGACCTCCTGCCCGAGGAAGTGGTTGCGGACGAACAGGCCTCGGGCCGTCGGCGAGGTCTCGGCCGGATTGCTCGTCGCCACCAGGAAGGAGCCGTGGCCCAGCACCCCGGAACGCCCAGACTCGGCAGGATAGGCCACCTTGCCGAATTCCTCCTCCGGCATCGGAAGCTCATAGAGCTGGGCGAGGTCCGCGTTGATGAAGGTGTAATCGGCCGTGAAGATCGCACGGAAATCCCGATCATTCCAGACCAGGTCGTTGAAGAGGCGCCGCGTTTCTTCCACCATCGCCGCGGCGACCTCGGCGTTGTACTGCCGGAACCGGCGACGGTCCTTCGTGGCATCGAGCACCCGATCGAATCGGAGCCACTGGGCCAGGAACTCGTCCAGCGCACTGCGGGCTCGGGGGTCGTCGAGCATCCGACGGGCCGCCGCTTCGACCTGCCCTGGCGTCGACAGCTCGCCCGCTGCGGCGGCCCGGAACAGCTCATCGCTGGGCATCGTATCCCAGAGGAGGTACGAAAGCCGGCTGGCCATCTCGTAATCCGCGTCCGGGCCGTCCGCACCCCGCTCCACCCGAAACAGGAAGTAGGGCGACTGCAGCATGATCTCGATCACCATCGAGGCGCCCCGTTCGAACTCCTGGACCCGGCCGGCCTCCTCCAGGAACAGATCGCAATAGCGGGCCACTTCGTCCGCCGTCAGGGGGCGGCGGAAGGCCTTGAGCCCGAACTGCCGGACGAACTCGCCTGCGGCCTCGGCATCGGTCGGCGATTCGGGATTGCGAGGGATCAACCCCTGGTGATCCCCTCCCCGAAAGGCCGCCTGGGCCAGACGCTCTGCCGCCTTGCCATACGCCTCTGCTTGCAGCGGAGAGATCCCCTGAGCTTCGAGCTGGTTCTTGAATCCGTTGATGAAGTCTTCCTTGGGAAAACGGTTGGCCGGTTGAGACTGGTCGCCGAGGAGGTCTCGCACCGTGTGGTTGTACTGACTATGCGTCAGACGCCGGACGGTCAACGTCTCCAGCTCTCGCACCTCGGCCCGGGCGATGGTCTCGCGTGCCTTGCGCACCTGATCGTCTGAGAGCCCAGCCAGGTAATTGACCCAGCTCAGCAAGAGTTGCTCGTCTTCGCTGTCTGGCCTGATCCGCCGGCCACCGGTGTGTTCCGTCCGCCTCGTGGGCTTTGTCAGCAACAACGATTGCCGGGGATCGCCCCGATCAACCAGATCGATCATCGAGAGCCCAAACGCCACAATCTGCAGCTCGTTCGGATCCTCGCCCGGAAATTCGAGGAGCGTGTCGGAGGCCACACCATTATCGGTGTGGCATCGCTCGCACTGCACGGTGTGCAGCATGGGATAGACCTGCTCGACGAAGAACGACTCATCCCGCACCACCGTGTCCTCTGCCGCGGCAACCCGGCCGCATCCCGTGGCTGCCACGGCGATTACGAACGCGGCAAGCACTCCCCACCCCGGCTCCCGCCTTCCCATGGAATGACTCCCGGCTCTCGCCCGAGCCCCGTCCTCACAGGGAACAGGGAGGGCAATTCTTCGGCAGATCCCCAAAGGGACACTTGTCCTGAGGCTCCGGCGCTCCCGTCTTTCAGAAGCGTCATCCTATCACCAATCGGCCCCATCTGACAGGACTTCTGGAAGATTCTCGAGAGGAAAACATGCATGAAATCACTCGATGTTTCCCGACGATCCGCACGACCGGGCATAACACCTCGGTCCTCGTGACCGATCGTGATCCCGAAAGGGCCATCATACACTTTGTTGTTGACAGAATTGACCTTGTGGAATGTGGCTTGAAGCCCGGAATCGCTTCCCTCAACTGGCCATGAGTGCTTCTCGACTGTTCGTGTTAGCTGGGGTGCAAAGTCTGTATTCAGCGCAGAAAATACGGGGACGGCTCCTGAAGAGTCAGTCCCCGGATTGCGGAGGGGATGGAGAAGGGCGTTAGCTTCGGGAGACGTCCAGGCCGGTGAGGGTTCCATGACCGGTGTTGAAGGAGTCGACCTCAATGCCGAGGCGCTGGAGCATGCTGACATAGAGGTTGCAGAGGGGAGGGGGGTTCTGGGAATCGAACGCGAGGTGCTGTCCGTGGCGGAAGCCGCCGCCGGCGAGGAGAATGGGCAGGTTCTTGTTCGAGTGGCTGCTGGCGTCTCCCAGGTTGCTGCCGAGGTAGACCATGGTGCGGTCGAGGAGGGAATCGCCCCCTTCCTGGGAGTGCTTCAGCTTGGCAACCAGCTCGGAGAGGACCTTCATGCATTCGACCTCGATGAGTTCGAGCTGAGCAAGTTTGCCGGGGTCCTTGCCGTGGTGGGAGAGATCGTGATGCCCCTGGGTGACTCCCGGGATGGGAGGAACGCTGGTGGCGCCTGCGAGCATGATGGTGATCAGGCGGGTGGAATCGGTTTGAACGGCCAAGTGGGCGAGGTCGAACAGGAGGCGGGTCCGGCCGATGAGGTCGCTGCGATCGGTGATGTCCCGGGGGGGCTCGACATCGACCCTGGGCTTGGGAGTGCGTAACCACTTTTCATCGATGAGAAGGCGCTGCTCCAGCTCTCGGACACTGGTGAGATAGTCGTCGAGCTTGTGGCGATCGTCGGAGCCGAGTTCGGTGAGCAGGGATCGGGCCTGATCGCGAACGTCGTCGAGGATGCTGCGGCCGTCTTCAAGGTTTCGCATCTGGGCCCGGACCTCGTGCTCCTGCCCTTCAAGGAACATCTCGGCGAAGAGCTTCGAGGGGGAATGATGTGCGGGGACTCGGGCCCCGGTGCGGGTCCAGGAGAGACCGAGCCCTTCGCCGGAGAGGGCCAGGCTGGGGAACCGGGTCTGAGCGCCGATCTGCTCGGCAGCGAACTGATCGACGGAGATGCCGTTGCGGATGCCAGGCTGGCCGGCGCCAGGGATGCCAGTGAGGAAGCCGTCAATCGCCTGGTGGCCGCCACTGATGCCGGTCAGGCCAGAGATGACGGTGAACTCGTTCCGGTATTCACCCAGGACGTCGAGGTAGGGGGATAGCTCATCGAGCTGGCCCGCCTGCTTGGGGAAAAAACTCTCAGGGTAGAAGCCCAAGGGGGCACAGATGCAAATCATTCGCCGAGGGGCCTCGGCGAGGCCGGCGCCCCGAGCCTGGGTAGGAAGGAAGGCGTCGAGCCAGGGAAGGGCCACGGAGATCCCAGTGGCTCGAAGGAACTGGCGGCGGGAATGATGCATGGGACGAGGACCCGAAAGGGAGGAATGAGGGGTTCAGGAGCCGTGCCGAGCGATGGTCATGGGAATGATTCGGCTGGAGCAGCAGATTGTGTGCGGCACGCCGGGACAGGCCAACCCTATTGAGCAAAGGCTCTCTGGTTATTTGTTCCGAAAGACTGGGCTCTGAACGACTTCGTGTACGAGGGAGCGGAAGCCGTAATTCTGGTTACAGACAGAGGCGACGATGGCGTCGAGGTGGGGGCGGTCGGCCACGGTAGGGGGAACGCCGGTCGCGTAGGTGAGGAGTTTGCTGGCCACAGCACGGGCCAGTTGATCGGAGTCGGAGAGGAGGAGTTTTTTATATTCGTTGATGTTGCGAAAGCTGCGGCCATCGGGCAAAACGTCGGAAGGATCGACGGGAGGGCCGTTGCGGTAGGGCATGAGTCGACCGGCGACGGTGACGGGCTCACCGGCGCCGATGCTGCGGTAAGAGTCTCGCCAGCCGCCGATGACGTCGAAGTTCTCCAGGGCGAAGCCGGGAGGATCGATGGAGACGTGGCAG harbors:
- a CDS encoding leucine-rich repeat domain-containing protein — translated: MTILLNSLCLIAPLFWASTSPADDDLAVQLADLGARCSRNADGAIISVDLSHAWLTDSDLKALALLPELERIDLSYTKVTDLGLELLAPLEHVKHLNLYYAEYVTDVGIAHLKHWTNLRSLNVRGTKVTSEVFEHISGMTELRWLDIGQSRVNDDLFDVLVSLDQLEHLAFGGNKMSGASLPLLKTLPRLRELSVSGRQRTDSGLWSVAVTDFNIVHIAELGSLEVLDLGQTSLSDRGVAELARLRDLRTLDLSGTRVTARGIEALAELPNLRHLKLWNAPGIDDDAVPALLQLKGLEILELQETRLSARAVSQLAEMTSLKQLFLGGLDLAPEQVEALREAMPECQVSWWETPRIEQPEPERRGD
- a CDS encoding DUF1592 domain-containing protein, encoding MGRREPGWGVLAAFVIAVAATGCGRVAAAEDTVVRDESFFVEQVYPMLHTVQCERCHTDNGVASDTLLEFPGEDPNELQIVAFGLSMIDLVDRGDPRQSLLLTKPTRRTEHTGGRRIRPDSEDEQLLLSWVNYLAGLSDDQVRKARETIARAEVRELETLTVRRLTHSQYNHTVRDLLGDQSQPANRFPKEDFINGFKNQLEAQGISPLQAEAYGKAAERLAQAAFRGGDHQGLIPRNPESPTDAEAAGEFVRQFGLKAFRRPLTADEVARYCDLFLEEAGRVQEFERGASMVIEIMLQSPYFLFRVERGADGPDADYEMASRLSYLLWDTMPSDELFRAAAAGELSTPGQVEAAARRMLDDPRARSALDEFLAQWLRFDRVLDATKDRRRFRQYNAEVAAAMVEETRRLFNDLVWNDRDFRAIFTADYTFINADLAQLYELPMPEEEFGKVAYPAESGRSGVLGHGSFLVATSNPAETSPTARGLFVRNHFLGQEVPPPPAGVSTDLPVVTEAAPMTNRERLAIHLNSESCASCHRLIDPIGLGFENYDAIGAYEETMRLQFGRGRGNASREGGPTSIELEIDPSGYIQGIENSEFSTPKELGRLLAESETSQRAIVKQFFRYAFGRQETVNDEPVLDGLYEAFRDSGFRFRELIVALITSELFLQKGTE
- a CDS encoding DUF1552 domain-containing protein; the protein is MATRDPLSRRAFLRGVGLSGAAIHIGLPTFEAMLNSSGTAYAAEAGVPADPIETRFVYWFNGNGIIEKYWIPREDGPGYAMTPCLQPLSRFRQDIHVISGVDNPAARLPGPGNGHHNSMSGLVSGEMFSGRGAGGPSIDQVIAQEIGSQSRFRSLQIGVCQESFGESIQRNMSWAGRDRPLPPEMLPHRLFDRLFGSKEPYWIERKKSILDAVSDEAKTLKAGLGYSDQQRLDEYLTSVRSLERSVASLPPEYAQVVEQPPEGGDLKDWPRIAKLQTDLLVHALASRQTRVASYMLSKCQGLSRFPWLGYTYERHHEYTHGRVESPEGQRIMRDICRWHVEEFAYFLAKLKSIPEGDGTLLDHTCALFVHEHAEANSHKNAGLAMILAGHAGNLKTGRHTRVTGTVGDLYLTLAEEVVGARIGDFPTGETKLSEIV
- a CDS encoding DUF1552 domain-containing protein, whose product is MHHSRRQFLRATGISVALPWLDAFLPTQARGAGLAEAPRRMICICAPLGFYPESFFPKQAGQLDELSPYLDVLGEYRNEFTVISGLTGISGGHQAIDGFLTGIPGAGQPGIRNGISVDQFAAEQIGAQTRFPSLALSGEGLGLSWTRTGARVPAHHSPSKLFAEMFLEGQEHEVRAQMRNLEDGRSILDDVRDQARSLLTELGSDDRHKLDDYLTSVRELEQRLLIDEKWLRTPKPRVDVEPPRDITDRSDLIGRTRLLFDLAHLAVQTDSTRLITIMLAGATSVPPIPGVTQGHHDLSHHGKDPGKLAQLELIEVECMKVLSELVAKLKHSQEGGDSLLDRTMVYLGSNLGDASSHSNKNLPILLAGGGFRHGQHLAFDSQNPPPLCNLYVSMLQRLGIEVDSFNTGHGTLTGLDVSRS
- a CDS encoding leucine-rich repeat domain-containing protein; the protein is MKRRDASDRLRNSLIRRAILGILVWSFPSAAVVASPAQDESPDRQVAEWVILLGGSVELEGRPGRIREVIQLPADTFHLERVDLVGTNIDPPDLQRLSGLTRLKALHLPGPMWNPSAGARMDYSRETRHIAALSSLEELTFSYTYLESIKFNDDGIEEIAPLGPSLRRLSIEDTQVRGRHLAPFTNLEALDLVYCPVDDEGLEQMRGMTRLRTLLLRDALISDEGLQNLAGLVNLEQLDLGGTKITDAGIAHLSGLTRLKTLNLQGSDLTDEGIGHLAGMIGLEELNLYGTRVSNAAVDVLKDLENLRTVDLRYTRMSRTGVERLRDAIPGCTPMFFDSTIRPELPEGADRLVAGAGDAAVADWVRSIGGRAVVEDDRLVEVSLEGTSVTDELLENLNGLDHLRTLRLRSTEIGDLGMRHLAGLVGLAELDLNGTMVSDSGLVHLAGLKRLRTLDLSHTQLSGRGFADLTDLALVQVRLSDAPIDDQGIANLSEIGTLRELVLAFTDVTDDGLALLETLQELRRLDLAGTDIGNRGLRHLANLEELTALGLGYTRITDAGMTHLKPLLKLRELGLIRTRIGDASMPVVGGLSQLEDLNLDYTDVGDEGLQSLGSLANLRRLSLDSTHVTDASVPLLTRFLDLITLNLYHTFITEDGHRQIREAVPQCEIIFDPRSSDPKRRRS